One genomic segment of Buchnera aphidicola (Chaitoregma tattakana) includes these proteins:
- a CDS encoding symmetrical bis(5'-nucleosyl)-tetraphosphatase: MSIYFIGDIHGCFKQLTNLLKKVSFNYNTDKLWVTGDLVSKGPDSIKVLKFLYNHKNSIKIVLGNHDLNLIRSFFEMILYPNKLNVFKKSYYHTKDFKDIIEWLRKQPLVRVSLEKKFIISHAGIPPHWDINLSQFYSKSIEKILSCNNYERIFKILNLSNENQCNWNKNLEYYDKIKFAINSFTRMRYVIKDTNNLDLEYKNYPAEKYKNNLVPWFSIKNKLPDNFNIIFGHWSNLNGKGTPKNFYAMDTGCCWGNKLTLLRWKDKKKFYEYFN; encoded by the coding sequence ATGAGTATTTATTTTATTGGTGATATACATGGTTGTTTTAAACAATTAACAAATTTATTAAAAAAAGTTTCTTTTAACTATAATACAGACAAATTATGGGTTACAGGAGATTTAGTATCTAAAGGACCTGATTCAATAAAAGTTTTAAAATTTTTATATAATCATAAAAATTCTATAAAAATAGTATTAGGTAATCATGATTTAAACCTAATAAGGTCATTTTTTGAAATGATATTATATCCAAACAAGCTAAATGTTTTTAAAAAGTCTTACTATCATACTAAAGATTTTAAAGATATAATAGAATGGCTTAGAAAACAGCCTTTAGTAAGAGTTAGTTTAGAAAAAAAGTTCATCATTTCTCATGCTGGGATACCACCACATTGGGATATTAATTTATCTCAATTTTATTCTAAAAGTATAGAAAAAATATTGAGTTGTAATAATTATGAAAGAATTTTTAAAATACTTAATCTATCTAACGAAAATCAATGTAATTGGAATAAAAATTTAGAATATTATGATAAAATAAAATTTGCTATAAATAGTTTTACTAGAATGAGATATGTTATTAAAGATACTAATAATTTAGATTTAGAATATAAGAATTATCCTGCAGAAAAATATAAAAATAATTTAGTTCCATGGTTTTCAATCAAAAACAAACTTCCAGATAATTTTAATATAATTTTTGGTCATTGGTCTAATTTAAATGGTAAAGGAACGCCAAAAAATTTTTATGCGATGGATACTGGTTGTTGTTGGGGTAACAAGTTAACTTTATTAAGATGGAAAGATAAGAAAAAATTTTATGAGTATTTTAATTAA
- the rplY gene encoding 50S ribosomal protein L25, whose product MNIVFIAHFRNKYGTRSSKVLRNKKQYPCILYPVNGMSVPIYLKENEIFKLKDIKNIYSEHITIILNTNKYLSQIKEVQRHAFKSNILHIDFFIKKQL is encoded by the coding sequence ATGAATATAGTTTTTATAGCACATTTTAGAAACAAGTATGGCACTAGGAGTAGTAAAGTATTGAGAAATAAAAAACAGTACCCATGTATTTTATATCCTGTTAATGGAATGTCGGTACCGATCTATTTAAAAGAAAATGAAATATTTAAACTAAAAGATATAAAGAATATTTATAGTGAACACATTACTATTATTTTAAATACAAACAAATATTTGTCGCAAATTAAAGAAGTACAAAGACATGCTTTTAAAAGTAACATTTTACATATAGATTTTTTTATTAAAAAACAATTATAG
- the carA gene encoding glutamine-hydrolyzing carbamoyl-phosphate synthase small subunit: MVKTCKKAVLMLENGKMFKGKLSGVRNFCVGEIVFNTAMTGYQEIMTDPSYLNQIVLLTSPHIGNTGINYEDNESNTVHLSGLILKEICNFPNHYKHQKKLTEFIEEKGIIAISDIDTRKITRILRNIGIQIGCIFLDKKENYKIAEKKITIFKQNYKTKKNKKKKYKSIHDWDNTNKKSIKKKETNDMLNLIVYDYGIKLNIVNILLNYNCKITIVPPSTTLQEILKYKPHGILLSNGPGDPNKYSVEVKIISTILSKTKIPILGICLGHQLLALSSGMKIKKMKFGHHGVNHPIKEFSSNKIMITSQNHNFSVLYTKKIKNIKITHISLLDNTIQGISIKKRNAFGFQGHPEASPGPHDSKKILIYFIKNMEKYKKQRNRKCL, encoded by the coding sequence ATGGTAAAAACATGTAAAAAAGCAGTTTTAATGTTAGAAAATGGAAAAATGTTTAAAGGAAAATTATCTGGTGTAAGAAATTTTTGTGTAGGCGAAATAGTATTCAATACTGCAATGACTGGATATCAAGAAATTATGACAGATCCATCATATCTGAATCAAATAGTATTACTAACTTCACCACATATAGGAAATACAGGAATAAATTATGAAGACAATGAATCTAATACTGTGCACTTAAGCGGATTAATATTAAAAGAAATTTGTAATTTTCCAAATCATTACAAACACCAAAAAAAATTAACAGAGTTTATTGAAGAAAAAGGAATAATTGCTATATCTGACATAGATACTAGAAAAATAACTAGAATATTAAGAAATATAGGGATACAAATAGGATGTATATTTTTAGATAAAAAAGAAAATTATAAAATAGCTGAAAAAAAAATAACAATTTTTAAACAAAACTATAAGACAAAAAAAAATAAAAAAAAAAAATATAAAAGTATACATGATTGGGATAATACTAATAAAAAAAGTATAAAAAAAAAAGAAACAAATGATATGTTAAATTTAATAGTATATGATTATGGAATAAAACTTAACATAGTAAATATATTATTAAATTATAATTGTAAAATTACAATTGTTCCACCCAGTACTACACTACAAGAAATCTTAAAATATAAACCTCATGGAATATTATTATCTAACGGTCCAGGCGACCCTAACAAATATTCTGTAGAAGTAAAAATAATAAGTACAATTTTATCAAAAACAAAAATACCAATTTTAGGAATTTGTTTAGGACATCAGTTATTAGCTTTATCCAGTGGGATGAAAATAAAAAAAATGAAATTTGGGCATCATGGAGTAAACCATCCTATTAAAGAATTTTCAAGTAACAAAATTATGATTACGTCACAAAATCATAATTTTTCTGTATTATACACAAAGAAAATAAAAAATATAAAAATTACACACATTTCTTTATTAGACAATACTATCCAAGGAATATCAATAAAAAAAAGAAATGCTTTTGGTTTTCAAGGTCATCCAGAAGCCAGTCCTGGCCCTCATGATTCAAAAAAAATATTAATATATTTCATAAAAAATATGGAAAAATATAAAAAGCAGAGAAACCGAAAATGCCTATAA
- the carB gene encoding carbamoyl-phosphate synthase large subunit produces the protein MPIRKDIKTILVIGSGPIVIGQACEFDYSGTQSCKALKEEGFRVILINSNPATIMTDPDIADETYIEPIHWKIIEKIIKREKPEAILPTMGGQTALNCVMQLYEKKILYKYKVEIIGVTIDAIKKSENRKLFKKAMKEIHLTTAKSKIANSINSAEKILNEVGLPCIVRSSFTMGGSGSGIATNFKEFKKICKSALESSPISQVQIDESLIGWKEFEIEIIKDSNNNSIVVCSIENIDPMGIHTGDSITIAPAQTLTDKEYQYMRNSSISILKKIGIKTGGSNVQFALNPENGKIIVIEVNPRVSRSSALASKATGYPIARIVTKLSVGYTLDELENNITKNNITASFEPSIDYIVTKMPKFNFEKFQNCNDRLTTQMKSVGEIMSIGRTFKESLQKGLCSLESGINGFSTNINKIKNKKKIEYELRSAGPNRILYIADAIRIGYNLNKIFNLTKIDKWFLNQFFEIIKLEKKISKKNKDNISIKFLKLIKKSGFSDSRIAYLMKTTEDEIRRIRYENKLYPVYKRIDMCSAEFPSKTSYMYSTWEDECESNPTKNKNKVLIIGSGPNRIGQGIEFDYCCVHAAIELKKMNFETIMINCNPETVSTDYNISDRLYFEPITIEHVLNIINIEKPIKILIQYGGQTPLKLSKKLSQEKIKILGTSIQSIHKTENREEFKKVIKHLNLKQPKNSTVTNLEQALLKSKKIGYPIIIRPSYVLGGKNMEIVYSDKELKNHFKKIYNKNNKKPILLDHYLENAIEIDVDAICDKQTVFIAGILEHIEKAGIHSGDSACTIPTYTISKNIKNKLVKQSKKLSIYLKIKGMINIQFAIKNDKIYILEVNPRASRTIPFISKSIGIPLAKIASKVMCGITLKEQNITQEVITPYYSIKESIFPFNKFYDSDYILGPEMKSTGEIMGIGRNFSEAFSKIILSHNTNINRTKKVCILIKKSEQKKIINISKKLKKLGYTIYTTKNIYNFLKKHKIRTLILKIEKNEHNILHDVAEKKFGYIINTLNNKKNNKDFFLKIIKIAIKHNIYFDTTIRLSNATVYALNKNPINHINSLQKLHKKIKYKI, from the coding sequence ATGCCTATAAGAAAAGATATAAAAACTATTTTAGTAATAGGATCAGGCCCTATTGTTATAGGCCAAGCTTGTGAATTTGATTATTCAGGTACTCAATCCTGTAAAGCACTTAAAGAAGAAGGTTTTAGAGTAATTTTAATAAATTCTAATCCTGCAACAATAATGACAGACCCGGACATAGCAGACGAAACGTATATAGAACCAATACACTGGAAAATAATAGAAAAAATAATAAAACGAGAAAAACCAGAAGCTATACTTCCTACTATGGGGGGGCAAACAGCTCTAAATTGCGTAATGCAGCTATATGAAAAAAAAATATTATATAAATATAAAGTGGAAATTATAGGAGTTACAATAGATGCAATAAAAAAATCTGAAAATAGAAAATTATTTAAAAAAGCTATGAAAGAAATACACTTAACTACAGCAAAATCTAAAATTGCAAATAGTATAAATTCAGCTGAAAAAATTTTAAATGAAGTAGGATTACCATGTATAGTAAGATCATCATTTACTATGGGAGGAAGTGGAAGTGGAATAGCAACTAATTTTAAAGAATTCAAAAAAATATGTAAGTCAGCATTAGAATCCTCTCCGATTTCACAAGTACAGATAGATGAATCTCTGATAGGATGGAAAGAGTTTGAAATAGAAATTATAAAAGATTCAAATAATAATAGTATAGTAGTATGCTCTATAGAAAACATTGACCCTATGGGAATACACACTGGAGATTCTATAACAATTGCTCCAGCTCAGACATTAACAGACAAAGAATATCAATATATGAGAAACTCCTCCATTTCTATATTAAAAAAAATAGGAATAAAAACAGGAGGATCTAATGTACAATTTGCACTAAATCCAGAAAATGGAAAAATAATAGTAATCGAAGTAAATCCTAGAGTATCTAGATCTTCTGCTCTAGCATCAAAAGCTACTGGTTATCCAATAGCAAGAATAGTTACGAAATTATCAGTTGGTTATACTTTAGATGAATTAGAAAATAATATTACTAAAAATAATATAACAGCATCTTTTGAACCTTCAATAGACTATATAGTAACAAAAATGCCTAAATTTAACTTTGAAAAATTTCAAAATTGTAACGATAGGCTGACTACACAGATGAAATCTGTAGGTGAAATTATGTCGATAGGAAGAACATTCAAAGAATCTTTACAAAAAGGTCTATGTAGTTTAGAAAGCGGAATAAATGGTTTTTCTACAAATATAAACAAAATAAAAAATAAAAAAAAAATAGAATATGAATTACGGTCAGCTGGACCAAACAGAATTTTGTATATAGCTGACGCTATTCGAATAGGATATAATTTAAATAAAATATTTAATTTAACTAAAATTGACAAATGGTTTTTAAACCAATTTTTTGAAATAATTAAATTAGAAAAAAAAATATCTAAAAAAAATAAAGATAATATAAGTATTAAATTTTTAAAACTAATTAAAAAAAGTGGTTTTTCGGATTCTAGAATAGCTTATTTAATGAAAACCACAGAAGATGAAATAAGAAGAATTAGATATGAAAATAAACTATATCCAGTATACAAAAGAATAGATATGTGCTCGGCTGAATTTCCATCTAAAACTTCATATATGTATTCTACATGGGAAGATGAATGTGAATCGAATCCTACTAAAAATAAAAATAAGGTTTTAATAATAGGAAGCGGTCCAAATAGAATAGGTCAAGGAATAGAATTCGATTATTGCTGTGTACATGCTGCTATAGAATTAAAAAAAATGAACTTTGAAACAATCATGATAAATTGTAATCCAGAAACTGTATCTACAGATTACAATATATCTGACAGATTATATTTTGAACCCATCACTATAGAACATGTATTAAACATAATAAACATCGAGAAACCTATAAAAATTTTAATACAATATGGAGGACAAACCCCATTAAAATTATCAAAAAAATTAAGTCAAGAAAAAATAAAAATTTTAGGTACTAGTATACAAAGTATTCATAAAACAGAAAATAGAGAAGAATTTAAAAAAGTAATAAAACACTTAAATTTAAAACAACCAAAAAATTCTACAGTAACAAATTTAGAACAAGCATTGTTAAAATCTAAAAAAATTGGATATCCAATAATAATAAGACCATCCTATGTTTTAGGAGGTAAAAATATGGAAATTGTATACAGTGATAAAGAATTAAAAAATCATTTTAAAAAGATTTATAATAAAAATAACAAAAAACCAATTTTGTTAGATCATTATTTAGAAAATGCTATAGAAATAGATGTAGATGCAATATGTGATAAACAAACTGTTTTTATAGCCGGAATTTTAGAACATATAGAAAAAGCAGGTATTCACTCAGGAGATTCTGCTTGTACAATTCCTACTTATACCATAAGTAAAAATATAAAAAATAAACTTGTAAAACAATCAAAAAAATTATCAATATATTTAAAAATTAAAGGTATGATAAATATACAATTTGCAATAAAAAATGACAAAATATATATATTAGAAGTTAACCCTAGAGCTTCTAGAACTATACCTTTTATATCAAAGTCTATAGGAATTCCATTAGCAAAAATTGCATCTAAAGTTATGTGCGGTATTACGTTAAAAGAACAAAACATAACACAAGAAGTAATAACACCATATTACTCTATTAAAGAATCAATATTTCCATTTAATAAATTTTATGACTCTGATTATATACTTGGACCTGAGATGAAATCTACTGGAGAAATTATGGGGATAGGACGCAATTTTTCAGAAGCTTTTTCTAAAATAATACTATCACATAATACAAACATAAATAGAACAAAAAAAGTTTGTATTTTAATAAAAAAATCAGAACAAAAAAAAATAATAAACATATCTAAAAAATTAAAAAAATTAGGATATACAATATATACCACAAAAAATATATATAATTTTTTAAAAAAACATAAAATAAGAACATTAATATTAAAAATAGAAAAAAATGAACATAACATTTTACACGATGTTGCAGAAAAAAAATTTGGATATATAATAAATACTCTTAATAATAAAAAAAATAATAAAGATTTTTTTTTAAAAATAATAAAAATTGCAATTAAACATAATATTTATTTTGATACTACAATTAGATTATCTAATGCTACAGTTTACGCATTAAATAAAAATCCTATTAACCATATAAATTCTTTACAAAAATTACATAAAAAAATAAAATATAAAATATAA
- a CDS encoding glycine--tRNA ligase subunit alpha: MNNKTYLQNIIKILEKFWEKNGCTIIPSLDMQIGAGTFHRETFFNAILPKKFARIYLQACRRPSDSRHATSKNRLQHYYQLQVVISPPPINIQSTYINSLKKLKVDIKKEDIKFVEDNWENKTIGASGIGWEVRINGMEVTQFTYFQKVASLDCNPSTVEITYGLERIAMHIQNQKNIYELIWSKENFKKVKYKNLFLQNEIEQSYYNLKEINVKEIFYFFKKNMKESKRLICLNMPLIYPSYEHMLTSIHQFNLLDTKKCLSIIERHNYIRRFRKLSKLIAKTYINKMLNEKHN, encoded by the coding sequence ATGAATAATAAAACTTACTTGCAAAATATAATAAAAATTTTAGAAAAATTCTGGGAAAAAAATGGATGTACTATAATTCCATCATTGGATATGCAAATTGGAGCCGGAACATTTCATAGAGAAACCTTTTTTAATGCTATTTTACCAAAAAAATTTGCTAGAATATATCTTCAAGCATGTAGAAGACCATCAGATAGTAGACATGCAACAAGTAAAAACAGATTACAGCATTATTATCAATTACAAGTTGTAATAAGTCCCCCTCCTATAAATATACAAAGTACATACATAAATTCTTTAAAAAAATTAAAAGTAGACATAAAAAAAGAAGATATAAAATTTGTAGAAGATAATTGGGAAAATAAAACTATAGGAGCATCAGGAATAGGGTGGGAAGTTAGAATAAATGGAATGGAAGTGACTCAATTTACATATTTTCAAAAAGTAGCCAGTTTAGATTGTAACCCCTCTACAGTAGAAATAACTTATGGTTTAGAAAGAATTGCTATGCATATTCAAAATCAAAAAAATATATATGAATTAATATGGAGTAAGGAAAATTTTAAAAAAGTCAAATATAAAAATTTATTTTTACAAAATGAAATTGAGCAAAGTTATTATAATCTAAAAGAAATCAATGTCAAGGAAATATTTTATTTTTTCAAAAAAAATATGAAAGAATCAAAAAGGTTAATTTGCTTAAATATGCCACTGATCTATCCTTCTTACGAACATATGTTAACATCCATACATCAATTTAATCTCTTAGACACTAAAAAATGTTTATCTATAATAGAAAGACATAACTATATAAGAAGATTTAGAAAATTGTCTAAACTTATAGCAAAAACATACATTAACAAAATGTTAAATGAAAAACATAATTAA
- the rsmA gene encoding 16S rRNA (adenine(1518)-N(6)/adenine(1519)-N(6))-dimethyltransferase RsmA yields MNNYLYKYFKFKKRFGQNFLMDNKVINKIINFINPKFDDNIFEIGAGSGCLTRALYNCVDKLSVIEIDNVLYNFLKKMFLKKNVNIFNENILKFDFKNFLKYNYPIRIVGNIPYNISIHIIFYCFNFLHKIQDMYFMVQYDVAKKMSALVGTKSYGKLSIFLQYYCSIKILFDVEAKSFFPSPNVNSCFIKLSPLKRSFNKYLNITHFKYIVSKAFSQRRKTLKNSLSKIFDKNDFIKLNIDYSLRAQNLNIIEYCKLSKYFSKNAFNKNLYIN; encoded by the coding sequence ATGAATAATTATTTATATAAATATTTTAAATTTAAAAAAAGATTTGGACAAAATTTCTTAATGGATAATAAAGTAATAAATAAAATTATTAATTTTATAAATCCTAAATTTGATGATAATATTTTTGAAATAGGTGCTGGATCTGGGTGTTTAACTAGAGCTTTATATAATTGTGTAGATAAGTTATCAGTTATAGAGATAGATAATGTTTTGTATAACTTTTTAAAAAAAATGTTTCTAAAAAAAAATGTTAATATTTTTAATGAAAATATATTAAAATTTGATTTTAAAAATTTTTTAAAGTATAATTATCCTATTAGAATTGTTGGTAATATACCATACAATATTTCTATACATATAATATTCTATTGTTTTAATTTTTTGCATAAAATACAAGATATGTATTTTATGGTACAGTATGATGTTGCAAAAAAAATGTCAGCGTTAGTAGGAACTAAATCATATGGTAAATTAAGTATATTTTTACAATACTATTGTAGTATAAAAATACTTTTTGATGTAGAAGCAAAATCATTTTTTCCCTCACCTAATGTTAATTCTTGTTTCATAAAATTATCTCCATTAAAAAGATCATTTAATAAATATTTGAATATAACGCATTTTAAATACATAGTTTCTAAAGCATTTTCTCAAAGAAGAAAAACTTTAAAGAACAGTTTGTCTAAAATATTTGATAAAAATGATTTTATAAAATTAAACATTGACTATTCGTTACGTGCACAAAATTTAAATATTATAGAATACTGTAAGTTGTCAAAATATTTTTCTAAAAATGCTTTTAATAAAAATTTATATATTAATTAA
- the nfo gene encoding deoxyribonuclease IV, with amino-acid sequence MTKYIGSHFTALHGLDKVFSEAKKIGANSISFFLKNPRKWFSKSLDNNIIQNFKKNMKKYSFTNNQILPHASYLINLCNPDITKRTLSKKSFLEEVIMCEKLGIKYINVHPGNYLVKDNVKLCFKLASSVINEILYETENVCIVLENTSGNGTSIGCSFEDLYEIINCIKQSSRIGICIDTCHLFSYGYNISNLENVKNIFFKFNKIIGFNYLKGMHINDSIGDLGSKVDRHANLGFGKIGTDIFSFIIKNKIFDNIPLILETKIQSLRKDEIIWLKSFI; translated from the coding sequence ATGACTAAATATATAGGATCACATTTTACTGCTTTGCATGGATTAGATAAAGTTTTTTCCGAAGCAAAAAAAATTGGTGCTAATTCAATATCTTTTTTTTTGAAAAATCCAAGAAAATGGTTTTCTAAATCGTTGGATAACAATATTATCCAAAATTTTAAAAAAAATATGAAAAAATATAGTTTTACTAATAATCAAATATTACCTCATGCTAGTTATTTAATAAATTTATGTAATCCTGATATAACTAAAAGAACTTTGTCTAAAAAATCCTTTTTAGAAGAAGTCATTATGTGTGAAAAATTAGGAATAAAATATATAAATGTACATCCTGGCAACTATTTAGTAAAAGATAATGTTAAGTTATGTTTTAAGTTAGCATCTAGTGTAATAAATGAAATATTATATGAAACTGAAAATGTATGTATAGTATTAGAAAATACTTCAGGAAACGGTACTAGTATAGGATGCAGTTTTGAAGATTTATATGAAATAATAAATTGTATTAAACAATCTTCTAGAATAGGTATTTGTATAGATACATGTCATTTATTTTCTTATGGTTATAACATTAGTAATTTAGAAAATGTAAAAAATATTTTTTTTAAGTTTAATAAAATTATTGGATTTAATTATTTAAAAGGAATGCATATAAATGATTCTATTGGTGATTTAGGTAGTAAAGTGGATAGACATGCAAATTTAGGATTTGGTAAAATAGGAACAGATATTTTTTCTTTTATAATTAAAAATAAGATATTTGATAATATTCCTTTAATACTAGAAACTAAAATACAAAGTCTAAGAAAAGATGAAATTATTTGGCTAAAATCTTTTATTTAG
- the dapB gene encoding 4-hydroxy-tetrahydrodipicolinate reductase: MKNKKIKIALSGSTGKMGHVILKEIKQIYNVELSILLVRKKNNKEKNVSNNETKNKSILTCTSLKNTYKNFDIMIDFSEAKNTIKNVKYCVKHKKNIIIGTTGFSDSEESFIKKSAKKICIVKSANFSHGINIIYLILENIINKIKLKKIKIIDKHHKHKQDSPSGTAIEIGRIINKKFGKYNTKREVLNNKNINFISKRKGEVIGNHTILFSNKNEILKITHKAKNRSIFAKGAIQSAIWSFKKIKGLFSMKNVVNKNEDILW; this comes from the coding sequence ATGAAAAATAAAAAAATAAAAATTGCATTGTCTGGTTCTACAGGAAAAATGGGCCATGTAATATTAAAAGAAATTAAACAAATATATAATGTAGAACTATCAATATTATTAGTTAGAAAAAAAAACAACAAAGAAAAAAATGTTTCTAATAATGAAACTAAAAATAAATCAATATTAACATGTACATCTTTAAAAAATACTTATAAAAATTTTGATATTATGATAGATTTTTCTGAAGCAAAAAATACAATAAAAAATGTGAAATATTGTGTAAAGCATAAAAAAAATATAATAATTGGAACTACAGGATTTAGTGATTCTGAAGAAAGTTTTATAAAAAAATCTGCTAAAAAAATTTGTATAGTAAAATCAGCAAATTTTAGTCATGGAATTAATATAATATATTTAATACTAGAAAATATAATAAATAAGATAAAACTTAAAAAAATTAAAATAATAGACAAACATCACAAACATAAACAAGATTCTCCTTCAGGAACTGCTATTGAAATTGGAAGAATTATAAACAAAAAATTTGGAAAATATAATACAAAAAGAGAAGTTTTAAATAATAAAAATATTAATTTTATATCAAAAAGAAAAGGAGAAGTTATTGGTAATCATACAATATTGTTTTCAAATAAAAACGAAATTTTAAAAATTACACATAAAGCAAAAAACAGATCTATTTTTGCGAAAGGAGCTATACAATCTGCAATATGGTCTTTTAAGAAAATAAAAGGATTGTTTAGTATGAAAAATGTAGTTAACAAAAATGAAGATATATTATGGTAA